The segment TCAAACAGCTCCTGCTCTTTTTGCGGAAATTCGCCCGTGGTGGCATTGATGAACAGCCCCAGGCCCAGGCAGAGCGCGGCGGCGATAAATACGCCAGCCCACATGGCCGGAAACCATTGGGTACGCTGGGTGCGTTTGAGGTAGCTGGCGATGAGGCTGACAATCAGCGCGGCTTCGATGCCTTCACGCAGCATGATGAGAAAGGGAACAAACATTGCCAACCTCTTGAATGTTAAGCAGCGTCAATCAACAGTAAAATCAGGTAAAGTGTAAACGATACCGATTATCATTATCGCTACAAAAAAAACAAGTTACCGGCGGAGATAATTTCATCTTTGGGTGATTTATCTTTGCAATAAAAAGGCCCGCCCTTTGCGGGGCGGGCCTGATAGTCTGTAGCCTGGCTTATTTCGCCTGATACTCCGCTTCCGCTGCAGCAAAGCGCTGCTGCGCAGCCGCTGAAGGTTCACGGCCCATCAGGCTGAAAAGAACAATCGCGATGCTGGCGAAAATGAAGCCCGGAATGATTTCATACAGTCCCAGCCAGCCATACTGTTTCCACACCAGTACGGTCAGGGCACCGACAATCATCCCCGCCAGCGCGCCGTTGCGGTTCATGCGTTTCCAGCAGACACCAAACAGGACAACCGGACCGAAGGCGGCACCAAAACCTGCCCAGGCGTAGCTTACCAGGCCCAGGACCCGGTTTTCCGGGTTGGAGGCGAGTGCAATCGCAATCAGCGCCACCAGCAGCACCATCAGACGCCCTACCCACACCAGCTCTTTCTGACTCGCCTTCTTACGCAGGAAGCCTTTGTAGAGATCTTCAGTCAGCGCACTGGAGCAGACCAGCAGCTGACAGCTCAGGGTGGACATCACGGCCGCCAGAATCGCGGAGAGCAGAATGCCGGCAATCCACGGGTTGAAGAGGATACGCGCCAGCTCGATAAAGACCCGCTCGGCGTTGGCGTTCACGCCCGCCGCCAGCGCCGGGTTATTCTGAAAGTAGGCGATACCAAAGAAGCCCACCGCCACGGCACCGGCCAGGCAGAGCACCATCCACGCCATACCGATGCGACGCGCCGTGCGGATAGAGCGATGCGAATCGGCCGCCATGAAGCGCGCCAGAATATGCGGCTGACCAAAGTAGCCCAGGCCCCAGCCCAGCAGCGAGATGACCGCCACGAAGTTCAGGCCCTTCAGCATGTCGAGGTTTTCCAGGCTCTTCGCCTGAATGACCGCCATCGAATCTGACCAGCCGCCGACCGCGATGATCACAAAGACCGGCGTCAGGATCAGCGCAAAAATCATCAGGCTGGCCTGCACGGTGTCGGTCCAGCTCACCGCCAGGAAACCGCCAATCAGCGTATAGAGAATGGTTGCAGCGGCACCAGCCCACAGGGCGGTCTCATAACTCATGCCGAAGGTGCTCTCAAACAGACGCGCACCAGCGACCACGCCCGAGGCACAGTAGATAGTGAAAAACACCAGAATGACGATGGCAGAGATGACCCGCAGAATTTTACTGTGATCCTCAAAGCGGCTGGTAAAGAAGTCCGGCAGGGTCAGCGCGTTGTTGTGATGTTCGGTCTGCACCCGCAGACGACCCGCAACAATTTTCCAGTTAAGCCAGGCCCCGATCGTCAGACCAATTGCAATCCAGCTTTCTGAGATACCGGAGATGAAGATGGCACCAGGCAATCCCATCAGCAGCCAGCCGCTCATATCGGATGCACCGGCAGAGAGTGCCGTGACCACGCTACCCAGACTGCGGCCACCCAGGATGTAATCGTCGAAGTTTTTGGTTGAGCGGTAGGCAGCAAAACCAATTAACACCATCCCAAGTATGTAAACTACAAAGGTCACCAGCATTGGTGTACTTACACTCATCTGTCTCTCCACTTATTATTTGATATCCCAGAGAAATCGCCAGCCGCCCGTCTGCCGGAACGGGGCAGCGCGGGCCGATTTTCTGTGTCAGGGGTCACTCATTTCCCAGCGGCGCGGTATCCTGCCGGAAAGCCGGAGCGCGCACAATGGATTTAACACAGGCGTTACAGTGATTTCACTAACCAGATGTTAAAACGTGCTCAGAGGTTGCACTCGCTCACAGTTATCTGGTTGCACCCGGGTTTTACCTGCCGAGAACCCGCTGTTTTACGGGCCTGCAAACCTGGCGAGGATCTTGCAGCAAGATTCATGCCGCATTGTCGGATTTAACATTTGACCACGTTAAAAGGGTGTTAACTGGCTCACATTTAACACGGTTGCACAAAGTTGCAACTTAAGTGATAGTGCAGCCAACGCCGTATCGAACCACTATTAAGGAGCTCTGGAGTCATGGGTACAACCACCATGGGTGTAAAACTGGATGACGCAACGCGTGAGCGCATCAAACTGGCTGCGCAGCGTATTGATCGCACGCCACACTGGCTGATTAAACAGGCGATCTTTACCTATCTGGGCCAGCTGGAAACCGGCGACAGTCTGCCAGAGATCCCCCTTTCTGCTCAGGCGGCCACTGAGGCTGACGACATCCAGCCCGAGGAGATGCACCAGCCGTTCCTCGACTTCGCAGAGCAGATTTTACCTCAGTCCGTGACCCGCTCTGCCGTGACTGCCGCGTGGCGTCGCCCGGAGACCGATGCGGTGCCGATGCTGCTGGAGCAGGCCCGTTTACCGGCGGCGCTGGCAGAGAAAACTCACCAGCTGGCTTACCAGCTCGCCGACAAGCTGCGGCACCAGAAAGGTGCAACCGGACGCGCCGGTATGGTGCAGAGCCTGCTGCAGGAGTTCTCTCTCTCCTCTCATGAAGGCGTGGCGCTGATGTGCCTGGCCGAGGCGCTGCTGCGTATTCCTGACAAGCCAACGCGCGATGCGCTGATCCGTGACAAGATCAGCAACGGCAACTGGCAGTCGCATCTGGGACGCAGCCCCTCTCTGTTTGTCAACGCAGCCACCTGGGGCCTGCTGTTTACCGGTCGTCTGGTTTCGACTCACAACGAGTCAAACCTCTCCAGCTCGCTGAACCGCATTATCGGTAAAGGGGGCGAGCCGCTGATCCGCAAAGGCGTGGATATGGCGATGCGTCTGATGGGTGAGCAGTTCGTCACCGGCGAAACGATTGCGGAAGCCCTGGCGAACGCCCGCAAGCTGGAAGAGAAAGGGTTCCGCTACTCCTATGACATGCTGGGTGAAGCGGCGCTGACGGCTGGTGATGCCAAAGCCTACCTGCTCTCTTATCAACAGGCGATCCACGCGATTGGCAAAGCCTCAAATGGCCGCGGCATCTATGAAGGCCCCGGCATCTCCATCAAGCTCTCCGCCCTGCACCCCCGCTACAGCCGTGCGCAGTATGAGCGCGTCATGGAGGAGCTCTACCCGATTCTGAAATCGCTGACGCTGCTGGCCCGCTCCTATGACATCGGCATCAACATCGATGCCGAAGAGGCCGACCGTCTGGAGCTGTCACTGGATCTGCTGGAGAAGCTCTGTTTCGAACCGGAGCTGGAAGGCTGGAACGGTATCGGCTTCGTCATTCAGGCCTACATGAAACGCTGCCCGTTTGTGATTGATGAACTGATCGATCTGGCGCAGCGCAGCCGTCGTCGCCTGATGATTCGTCTGGTGAAAGGGGCCTACTGGGACAGCGAAATTAAGCGCGCGCAGATGGAAGGACTGGAGGGTTATCCGGTTTACACCCGCAAGGTCTATACCGACATCTCTTACCTGGCCTGCGCCCGTAAGCTGCTCTCTGTACCGAGCCTGATCTATCCACAGTTTGCCACGCACAACGCCCACACTCTGGCGGCAATTTATCAGCTGGCGGGCAATAACTACTATCCGGGTCAGTATGAGTTCCAGTGTCTGCACGGAATGGGCGAACCGCTTTACGAGCAGGTCGTCGGCAAAGTGGCGGACGGCAAACTGAACCGTCCCTGCCGCATTTACGCGCCGGTCGGTACCCATGAAACCCTGCTGGCCTATCTGGTTCGCCGCCTGCTGGAGAATGGCGCGAACACCTCCTTTGTTAACCGCATCGCCGATACCTCGCTGCCAATCGATGAGCTGGTGGCCGATCCGGTCAGCGCCGTTGAAAAGCTGGGCGTCAGCGAAGGCACCATTGGCCTGCCGCATCCGAAGATCCCGCTGCCGCGCGAACTCTACGGTGAAAACCGCGTGAACTCAGCGGGACTGGATATGGCTAACGAGCATCGTCTTGCCTCCCTCTCCAGCGCCCTGCTGAGCAGCGCCGCACAGCCCTGCCTGGCTGAACCGATGATCGAGGGGGAAGCCGGTGCCGGTGAACTGCGTGACGTTCTGAACCCGGCTGCGCCGAACGATCGGGTTGGTCAGGTACGTGAAGCGACGGAGCAGGAAGTCTCCCTGGCGCTGGATGCTGCTGTGAACAGCGGGCCGATCTGGTTCGCCACACCGCCGCAGGAGCGTGCGGCCATTCTGGAACGTGCTGCACAGATCATGGAAGGCCAGATGCAGCAGCTGATCGGCATCCTGGTGCGTGAAGCGGGCAAGACCTACAACAACGCCATCGCCGAAGTGCGTGAAGCGGTAGATTTCCTCTATTACTACGCCGGGATGGTACGTGACGATTTCGACAACGAGACGCACCGTCCGCTGGGTCCGGTGGTCTGCATCAGCCCCTGGAACTTCCCGCTGGCGATCTTCACCGGTCAGATTGCTGCTGCACTGGCTGCGGGCAACAGCGTGCTGGCAAAACCGGCCGAGCAGACGCCGCTGATTGCGGCGCAGGCGGTTCAGATCCTGCTGGATGCGGGTGTACCCGCTGGCGTTCTGCAGCTGCTGCCGGGTCAGGGTGAAACCGTGGGCGCGCAGCTGACCGGCGACGATCGGGTTCGCGGCGTTATGTTTACCGGCTCGACGGCGGTCGCGACGCTGCTGCAGCGCAACCTGGCCGGTCGTCTTGATCCACAGGGTCGCCCGACGCCGCTGATTGCAGAAACCGGCGGCATGAATGCCATGATCGTTGACTCTTCCGCACTTACCGAGCAGGTGGTAGTCGATATCGTCGCATCAGCCTTCGACAGTGCCGGACAGCGCTGCTCGGCGCTGCGTCTACTCTGTATTCAGGAAGATGTGGCTGACCATACGCTGAAGATGCTGCGTGGTGCGATGGCAGAGTGCCGCATGGGCAATCCGGAGCGTTTCTCAACCGACATCGGCCCGGTCATTGATGCCGAAGCGAAAGCCAATATCGACCGCCATATTCAGGCGATGCGCAATAAAGGCTTTACCGTTTATCAGGCGGTGCAGGATAACCCGCAGGACAGTAAAGAGTGGAACAGCGGCACCTTTGTGAAACCCACCCTGATTGAACTGAATCAGGTCAGCGATCTGGACAAAGAGATCTTTGGTCCGGTGCTGCACGTCGTGCGCTTCAGCCGCACCGCGCTGCCTCAGGTGATCGATCAGATTAACGCCTCTGGCTACGGTCTGACGCTGGGTGTCCACACCCGTATCGATGAGACCATCGCCCAGGTCACGGCAAATGCCCGGGTCGGTAACCTTTACGTTAACCGTAACATGGTAGGCGCGGTGGTCGGCGTGCAGCCGTTTGGCGGCGAAGGTCTGTCTGGCACCGGTCCGAAGGCCGGTGGTCCGCTCTACCTCTATCGACTGCTGGCTCATCGCCCGGATAGCGCACTGCGTCTGACCTTTGATCGTCAGGATGCGGAGCGTCCGGCAGACAGTACGCTGCGCCAGTCTCTGCTGGCTCCGCATCAGGCGTTGAGCCTCTGGGCGAAAGAGAAGCCCGCCCTGGCTGAGCTGTGCCAGCACTATGGCGAACTGGCCCAGGCGGGCGTCGTCCGGCTGCTGCCTGGCCCGACCGGCGAACGTAACACCTTCTCGCTGTTGCCTCGCGATCGGGTACTCTGCCTGGCGGACAACGAGCAGGATGCGCTGATCCAGCTGGCTGCGGTCACCAGCGTCGGCAGTAAAGCCCTGTGGCAGGATGATGAGCTGCATCGCGCCTTACTGACCTCGCTGCCGGATGCGGTTAAGGCCCGTATTAAACTGGCGCGCGATCCGTTAGCGGCAGAGTTTGATGCGGTGATTTATCACGGCGATGCCGATCAGTTGCGCGCCCTGTGTGAACAGATCGCGGCGCGTGACGGCGCGATTGTGTCGGTGCAGGGCTTCGCTCGCGGCGAGACGAATCTGCTGCTGGAGCGTCTGCTGATTGAACGTTCGCTGAGTGTGAATACCGCTGCGGCAGGCGGCAATGCCAGTCTGATGACTATCGGGTAATGGGGAAATAAAGGGGCGGTGGGCGAACGGGAATTTTTGTTCGCCTGCGGGGCGGTGCAGGGTTGCTGCCTGAACGGGGTATCCTGAACGGGGTATGGTGCGGGTTTCGTTCGCCTGGTGGATTGGGCAGTTTCAGGCCCGCTTCAGCAGGCGACCGTCAAGGGGGCGCCAGTCGCCGCGCCCCCTTGACCCCGGGCTCCGGCCTGCATCACCGCCGCTTCGCGGTCCCTTCGCTTCTTCCGGATTTCTCACGGACCGGCGGGACGCGCCATCCCTGGCGCGAACCCACCTCTTCGCGACATCGCTGTCGCTCGTCCTGAAATCCCTCATCCGCTCAGCGGTTCTGACGGCCTCCCTCCCCCGCTGTTATTTCTTCTTCTGACTTTCGGTCTTTCATCGCGGTAAGTCTTCTGCCTTGCGGTGACTTTGGTTCTGACTCAATCAGGGGCACGCACTATTCCTGCATGTGCCCATCATCATATTCAGTGCTTTTGCTGGCGTTGCCGATAGCGGAGCTGGCTACAACTCTGTCAGACAACGCTGCACGTCAAAAACTCTATGAACTTACAGGCGGGGATTGGGAGAGGCGTCCGCAGCGCCGAGGAACAACCGGAGGCCAGGATGAGCCGACAGGACGTCGGCGAAAGGACGGTTCGCGCCAGGGATGGCGCGTCCGGACGGTCCGTCGGCCGCAGGGCGTGACGAGGGCACCCCGCGAAGCGGGGCGCGAAGGCAGCCGGACGCCGGGATTGTTAAGGGGCGGGCGTCCGCCCCCTGACGCGTCCGCCCGCAAGGGCAACCTGAAACTCCCGCTCGCCTGGCGGGCGAAACCCGCTCAGGGTACATCTGCTGCCATCCCAAACCCGCTCAGGGTACATCTGCTGTCATCCGAAACCCGCTCAGCGCCAGCCTGTTACCACAATCCCCTGCTATCCCCGGCTCACGCCGCCAGGCGTCCTTTTCAGCAGCGTCGGGAAGACAAACAGCGACTGGCCGACACCGCGATTGGTCAGCGACCAGATCGCTACCGAACTGAGTGAACAGAGTCCCACGATGGCCACCGGATAAAAACAGGTCCAGAGCCATGAAAACCACGCCTGCTCAAACAGATGATGCCGCTGCGCAAACTGAATCGCGGTCATACCAAAGAACTCGATAAAAATACGATGCAGGACGTAAATCTGTAGCGTATTGCGCCCTACCCAGTTGAGATAACGCATACTGAAGTGCTGATTCAGCCAGCGGCAGGCGGCGATACTGAACAGCACTGCCAGCACGCAGAGGAACAGACTCTTATCCAGACCGAATATCACATGAATACCGGCCACCGCCGCCAGCACCGCCCAGGGCACCAGATTCTCCCGGTGCCATTCACTCAGGCGCAGCATGGCCTGGCTCCAGAACGCACCTAGCAGGAAGAAGAGGAAATATTGCGCCAGACTCTGGGGTCCCCAGTAAGGGATCACTTTTTCCACCGCCAGATAATTCAGCAGCACCGCTACCGCCACCAGGGCCAGCTTATATTCACGGAAAATTTTGGCACAGAGGAAATAGATCCCGAGCCCATACAGATACCATGAGGTACTCATG is part of the Pantoea sp. Ep11b genome and harbors:
- the putP gene encoding sodium/proline symporter PutP — its product is MSVSTPMLVTFVVYILGMVLIGFAAYRSTKNFDDYILGGRSLGSVVTALSAGASDMSGWLLMGLPGAIFISGISESWIAIGLTIGAWLNWKIVAGRLRVQTEHHNNALTLPDFFTSRFEDHSKILRVISAIVILVFFTIYCASGVVAGARLFESTFGMSYETALWAGAAATILYTLIGGFLAVSWTDTVQASLMIFALILTPVFVIIAVGGWSDSMAVIQAKSLENLDMLKGLNFVAVISLLGWGLGYFGQPHILARFMAADSHRSIRTARRIGMAWMVLCLAGAVAVGFFGIAYFQNNPALAAGVNANAERVFIELARILFNPWIAGILLSAILAAVMSTLSCQLLVCSSALTEDLYKGFLRKKASQKELVWVGRLMVLLVALIAIALASNPENRVLGLVSYAWAGFGAAFGPVVLFGVCWKRMNRNGALAGMIVGALTVLVWKQYGWLGLYEIIPGFIFASIAIVLFSLMGREPSAAAQQRFAAAEAEYQAK
- the putA gene encoding trifunctional transcriptional regulator/proline dehydrogenase/L-glutamate gamma-semialdehyde dehydrogenase, with amino-acid sequence MGTTTMGVKLDDATRERIKLAAQRIDRTPHWLIKQAIFTYLGQLETGDSLPEIPLSAQAATEADDIQPEEMHQPFLDFAEQILPQSVTRSAVTAAWRRPETDAVPMLLEQARLPAALAEKTHQLAYQLADKLRHQKGATGRAGMVQSLLQEFSLSSHEGVALMCLAEALLRIPDKPTRDALIRDKISNGNWQSHLGRSPSLFVNAATWGLLFTGRLVSTHNESNLSSSLNRIIGKGGEPLIRKGVDMAMRLMGEQFVTGETIAEALANARKLEEKGFRYSYDMLGEAALTAGDAKAYLLSYQQAIHAIGKASNGRGIYEGPGISIKLSALHPRYSRAQYERVMEELYPILKSLTLLARSYDIGINIDAEEADRLELSLDLLEKLCFEPELEGWNGIGFVIQAYMKRCPFVIDELIDLAQRSRRRLMIRLVKGAYWDSEIKRAQMEGLEGYPVYTRKVYTDISYLACARKLLSVPSLIYPQFATHNAHTLAAIYQLAGNNYYPGQYEFQCLHGMGEPLYEQVVGKVADGKLNRPCRIYAPVGTHETLLAYLVRRLLENGANTSFVNRIADTSLPIDELVADPVSAVEKLGVSEGTIGLPHPKIPLPRELYGENRVNSAGLDMANEHRLASLSSALLSSAAQPCLAEPMIEGEAGAGELRDVLNPAAPNDRVGQVREATEQEVSLALDAAVNSGPIWFATPPQERAAILERAAQIMEGQMQQLIGILVREAGKTYNNAIAEVREAVDFLYYYAGMVRDDFDNETHRPLGPVVCISPWNFPLAIFTGQIAAALAAGNSVLAKPAEQTPLIAAQAVQILLDAGVPAGVLQLLPGQGETVGAQLTGDDRVRGVMFTGSTAVATLLQRNLAGRLDPQGRPTPLIAETGGMNAMIVDSSALTEQVVVDIVASAFDSAGQRCSALRLLCIQEDVADHTLKMLRGAMAECRMGNPERFSTDIGPVIDAEAKANIDRHIQAMRNKGFTVYQAVQDNPQDSKEWNSGTFVKPTLIELNQVSDLDKEIFGPVLHVVRFSRTALPQVIDQINASGYGLTLGVHTRIDETIAQVTANARVGNLYVNRNMVGAVVGVQPFGGEGLSGTGPKAGGPLYLYRLLAHRPDSALRLTFDRQDAERPADSTLRQSLLAPHQALSLWAKEKPALAELCQHYGELAQAGVVRLLPGPTGERNTFSLLPRDRVLCLADNEQDALIQLAAVTSVGSKALWQDDELHRALLTSLPDAVKARIKLARDPLAAEFDAVIYHGDADQLRALCEQIAARDGAIVSVQGFARGETNLLLERLLIERSLSVNTAAAGGNASLMTIG
- a CDS encoding acyltransferase family protein, whose protein sequence is MNQTKSDKILWVDTLKGACIMLVVLYHTVLPGFEGTLKYLSAGWIPAEIWVQFNTVLSPLRMPAFFFVSGLLATNGIVNRPWKQVFTSRITNLFYLYILWGFIQWWSIVGISTEITGQRISQNLNAAYAGSLWEFLRLTFMAMSTSWYLYGLGIYFLCAKIFREYKLALVAVAVLLNYLAVEKVIPYWGPQSLAQYFLFFLLGAFWSQAMLRLSEWHRENLVPWAVLAAVAGIHVIFGLDKSLFLCVLAVLFSIAACRWLNQHFSMRYLNWVGRNTLQIYVLHRIFIEFFGMTAIQFAQRHHLFEQAWFSWLWTCFYPVAIVGLCSLSSVAIWSLTNRGVGQSLFVFPTLLKRTPGGVSRG